The stretch of DNA TCTGCTCATTTAATGCAATTTGTCGACATTTCTCCTACttagagatttgattgagaatgaaACACATCTTCACACATCTTTTCAATATTGTCAttcctgctgcttacgtttctgtTAGGCCACTTGagaatctacaccactcaaacttgtcaatgttcactggcttggtcagaacatcggctatgttatcttttgtatggatcttctgcatatcaaCACTTCATTTTTATACTATTTCTCGTACAAAGTAAAATTTGGACTAcaatgtgtttcgtcctggaatgaaaggctttGCGGTGCAAGGCACTTTAACTGTCACAACACAAAGGAACATTTTCTTATTTGTGACTGATTttctccaataaccttttaatacatattgcttccttgcaagcttgagtagctgccatgtaaTCTGCCTCCGTTGCAGATAATGTCACAACTatttgcagttttgaaacccagcttacagCTCCCCCTGTAAGTGTAAACACATACCCAATAGTAGAttttctcttatcaggatcacctgcataatctgaattcacatagcccctgagtgtaaaatatgatcctccataacataatggaGCATTTAATGTACCCTTAATATATCTAAGTATCTTCTTAACAATATTGCAATGCTTTCGTCCAGGATTCGTCCTATACcaactaactgctcccactacATGAGCAATGTCTGGacttgtacagatcatggcgaacatcaaacttcccactgctgatgcatatggtactcgagacatcttcatcctctctgcttcactggtAGGAcatatctcggaggataacttgaaattAACAGGAAGAGGAGTCGATATTGACttgctatcttgcatgttgaagcgttgcaagactgtCTTCAAATATTTATCTGGGAAATCCAAATCTTTTTTTTACTTCTGTCttggtgaacttgcatccctagaatttTATGTACTAGTCCCCAAGTATTTCATATCAAATTTCCTAGCCAACTATGCATttaatccttggacctgatctttgttggggtttgctaccaacatgtcgtccacatacaacagcaaaatgatataatcattaccagacctcttgaaatacgtacaagggtctgcattCAGTCTGTTGTAACCAAGGATCATAacataggaatcaaatctcttgtaccaacacctcagCGCCTGTTTGAaaccgtacagagatttgttcaacaTGCAAACTCAGTTCTCTTTAactttttccgcaaaaccttctggctggagtatatagatttcttcttcaagatctccatgaagaaacacCGTTTTCACATATAcatgttctagatgtaggtcaaacacagCACCCAATGCCAATAAATCTCCAATAAATCCAATCAggttaaaaatcaataaatctccTACATTGAATACACTCCCCTTAGTAAAAACCTTAGATTGCATGTAGTCAGGTTTCGTAGTTTgaattttctagaccttacaattatcattcatctcattccactttccatctccgtaatttccaccggtctatctccaatattgtggggacccgaacctaattcgtcttcttaatcatcattaggatcaattaattaatccgggtctaaattttttttctttaaaatacataagtgcggaacatatgataatcaatctgatatacatatcaacagtaaagtacaagtcttgtacaaagtacatttatctcaaactaaggttcaacaactaaacaTCAAGTGTTGTAACccaaatctacttctaagtccgggatctccacgctaatcttgatctctcatcctcttcttgaccctgatcatgtcccacctgttgtcatgcacacatacaaacacaacaacagccggataatttcggtgagaaatatattcccagtataaacaacgtatacatgcaatcatataaacagatataaaagcatgaaacagatgtcaataacatgtatcataatctgaaagacatgaatcgatataaagctgtaaataacatcttgactcgtcatctcagactcgactcttctctaatctagggatcccggttcctggacattggcatactatatcgaatctcagcaatagaagtcgatctactcctaagcaacatcaatataaccaaacatccagtgtcttggcacatccgccaaagacttggcacctcagccaatgactaggcacatccgcccatgactcaatacatgctctgctataaatcaatagactaagcatatcaatctcatgaattgcaaacatcaatgcaataacataaagtatgtggttttggaaaactcaagtcagatctaactcgagttgtatcttcccggttcaacattgatttatacctttcttttcgtagatctgACGAAGTTGAAGTCTtgaattcaaatctgtcaatactcaatctggaaatgacaatattgaggagtacaatatcaatatacaactcaaatcaatactggatataatcagaactcaatctaattctgtttcaacggtataactgcacaatctcaatatacccgacaatacagatatcaacagatatcaatctcaacaactcataatcgataacaaactcaatctgatatcaaatctgtataatctcaatcaaattcaatctgaaaaagcataacaatttcatacggtatccgttcttcgatttgatttcaattatacgattaCAATAAtatcaggaacagataataacagccatatcatgattcctctcatatcagattttcaaatcatatcaaaacataataaaacttacgtctaattgaagtctttgtcgataggaacacggtactgaactcggattgaaaatcggacggacggattttgcacaaatcaaattctagtatcACGAACTTGAGAATCTCATGAATTCTCGGTTTCCTTGCTCTGGAAGTTTGAATGAAGGaaatgaaattttatatatatatatatatatatatatatatatatatatatatatcctgtATGTCTAAGGCTAGGTGGCTCTCTCTttgcactgcacgtctcgcgcatatgcgcgacctccctcggcgcatatgcgcgagacactctgtctcggcATTCAAGCTttcctctgctcgcgcatatgcgcgccctctcttcgcgcatatcaagaggttctctgccatgttcgcgcatatgcgcgaggttctctgcctacctcgcgcatatgcgcgagggattcagtcctcgcacataattcaagtcttcttttgtctttctcggtctgatcctttccgtctataatcacatcaattatcaataaatcatttcatattacaataacaaaattctcgggcattacaaatatccgccaagcaattctcctttcttaaaactttttgtatctttattttcaacagcataaaattgcttccattgaactttgTTATATTGTACCTCcacgccattatgtctacaacaatttaataaactggacaaaataatcttgccttaataaaaaaatctcaaaaaaaatttaatgtggAAAATCAGTCTGCAATCACATAgtatactcagaattttaagaaattttaaactaagACTCTGATACTACTAAttggtcccacgtgcgaaaagttaagataataaatatgaaaataaagaataaattggacactgaacgtggaaaacccctaaaaattattagggtaaaaccacgggcaagatgaaaagaatttcactataatattctATGGTGTACAACCACTCACTGTGTTTACAAAGAGAACACATACTCTTTTAATACAGAAGAagaaaacacctcacaaatattataaaatcaaGCACTCAAATTaaataagatgagagaaaactctaagAATGAATGATTTCAGAACgagggggagctctatttatagagcctcttGTCCGTGTTAAAAAGCTTATAAAACACATCGTCTGAAAATTCCGTCAAATTTTCCAACTTCAACATTAAATGTTGTTTGCTCATTTAATGCAATTTTTCGACCCTATTTGACTAAATATTTTTCCGACACAACAATCGTCCACTTCATGCCTGTTACGCATCAACATCACGTcagaaaaatgaataaaaatgtgagatgaaataataataataataataataatagattaAGACAAATATTTGATAGCAAATATGACCAAAatcctaaaaaaataaatatatgggACCAAAATACCACACTTTTCTTGAATTTCTAAAACTTGaggatattttatattttttgttaaaaaaataaaaaaaggcttacttttgatcttaaattttgctggtatatattttgtattttattattacaggctttaagaaaattttacatataataataataaaagctTGCTTTTGATCTtaaatatgttatatattttgtattttattccatgctttaataaaattttacgcattcctatatttttatatatttcgtGGAAAAAATTTGATCGATTTTTTATATACCCATACAAAAACTtggttcggtcgaccctacccctgcggACACTGCCTGCAGGGatcgatccaacggctcggattttttcgagccaatttttttttttttttttaaagggaggtgggcccggatcactcatgtggagtgatccgggccgttcattgcccgtgcaggcaGTGCCTGCACGGATAGGTTGAAACAAACCCAAAAACTTGGACAATTATGAACATTAAACACTCGCggatattttataatttttgtaataataataataataataataacaataataaaagcttacttttgatcttaaattttaacgttatatattttttattttatttcagagCTTTAATAAAATCTTACACAtccctatatttttatatatttcgtggaaaaaaatattaatttgtgtGAGTTAATCCCACGgttcgtattttgtaagacagatctcttatttgagtcatccatgaaaaagtattatttttttatgctaagagtattacttttttattgtgaatatcggctaagttgacctgtctcacacataaagattcatgaaaccgtctcacaaaaaaccaaCTCGTGagattttctcataaaatacgacccgtgagaccgtctcacacaaaatTTTATCCTGATTTGGATCATTTGTTGTATAATACCCGTCGAACAAACACATAATAAAGAATACAAAAACTTGCCTATAATTTTTTACAAAAGCACAACGGAAGTCCGTGTCAATGAGCAATGGCTACACAGATGCAAACTCTGGTGGGAATTTCCTGATAACTTATTTACAGAAGGCTAAATAGCCAATCTCCCTCATCACCTATCAACAGAGTGCTCATTCTTCTCCCTCTCTTTCACATGATGCTCTTCCTCAAGTGTGTAAGTCTGATAACCAGCAGGGGTGGACAATTGCCCGGATCCACTACTGCTCACCGACCTCTCGATGTCATCAATATTTGCAATCAAAGATATTGGTCTTTCGGGTATGGAAGGTATCGGAACATCCATGTCCAGCATCTTAACGACCTGGTTCATTGTCGGCCTGGCATACAACTGTGGATGTGAACAAAGAACAGCCACCAAAACATAGGTCTCCACAATGTCTGGAGGACCCAAATCAGGCATATTCTCTTCGGCAATAGACATTGCTCTTCCTTTTCTAATCAAGGACCAAGCCCAATCAGACAAAAGAGTAGGTTGTCCATCATTAATCGCCATGAGTGCTTTTTTCCCGCTTATCAATTCAAGGAGTACGACCCCGAAGCTATAAACGTCGCTCCGCTCTGTCAACTGTCCATATAATGCATACTCAGGTGCAACGTATCCCATTGTACCTGCGACTCTAGTACTCAGGTGAGTCATTCCCTCTGGAGTAAACTTTGCCAATCCAAAATCCGCAACCTTGGGCTCGAACTTCTCATCCAAGAGTATGTTACTAGCTTTGATGTCCCTGTGAATAATAGCAGGTTGTGCTCCACAATGCAAGTAGGCCAAGCCCCTAGCTGTACCAAGCGCAATCTTCTGGCGTATAGGCCAACTCAACTTCGTACCCAATAATGAAAACAAATGATCATGAACGCTGCCGTTTTTCATCAAATCACACACAATTATTCTTTGGTGCCCTTCCATTGGAGTCGTGGCAGTACAGTACCCTCTCAAAGCCACCAAGTTTACATGCCTGACACTAGCGATGACTTCTACCTCGTGCGTAAAAATTGAATCTCCAGCAGCGGAGCAATTCTTGAACCTCTTCAATGCCACTTCAGTGCCATCTGGTAACACACCTTTGTAAACATTTCCATAACCTCCTTTCCCAATTATATTCGCCCTGGAGAAATTGTTTGTTGCGGCCTTAATTTCATCAAATGTAAACCTAATCAAATTAGTGCTCGCACTGATGGAATCCAATCCAAAACGCACATCACCAGAATTTCTCATATTCTTCCACTTTTGCCTCGAACCTCTTTCCTTTTTCCTCCTCAAAAACCAAAACCCAGAAAAACCAAGAATCAATACGAGTCCACAAAACGCCGTCACAACAGCAATCACGATCACTCTCGTCCTACCACTCGAATTAGAAGATGTAAAGTCGAGATTAAACAAACACTTTGCCGTACCTTGGTCAGTAGGCCCGAACTGATTAGCAAAAGCTGCGGCGTAGATAAACGGATATGCCGTGCAATCGGAGACATTCCCATCCGTAGGCCCTGAGAGATAAGATGCCTGAAGACTAGAAAGCGCGGTGGTGCACGTAGCGCAAGGGGAGTTGTTGAGCAGCGATTGACTACACGACCTGACTACGTCCATCAGCGCGGCTTGCGGGACGACATTCTCAAATCTGTCGCGGGTGGTGATGTTCATGCATCCGCGAGCGATCCATGCCGTTTGAAAGCCGCAGCGCTCGCGAATGTTGTAATTAGGCATATAGTCGTCGACCAGCGAATCGTACGAGTCCCAGCACGACTCGGCCGAATCGAGGGGAGGGAGGAACGAGTTGCTGCGACGGAGATACTCTGATTGGACGAGTCGGAGCCCTTGCCGGATATACTGGCACTCGGAACTGGGATCAACGCTCAGAAGCTTCTCGCCCCGCGCCAGCCGCTTCAGAGTGCCGAAATCCATGGGACATACAGTCGAAGCACTGCCGAGAGTAATGAATACTTGTAAAATCAACACCATAAACACAACACAACAAATCAAACGACCCATGTGAGCTCCAAACTGGGTTTCGGATATCAATTGGGTGAGAGAAAGATCACACTTTGACCAGTTCGAGAGAGGGCCGGCGAAGATGGCATTAGTGGGTTGAATGAGGTGGAATTGTAGAGGGAGTGATGTTGATGTGCAAGGAAAATTGGAATGGAGCTCATTCAGAGCAGCCAGCCAAAATGGAGATCCGAGTTGAGTTTAGTTGTTGGAGAGGGGACGAAACCAGGTAGGTTCTCAGAAAGCAGtagaaaataatttgaaaatatgattaccaatttcagattttatattatattatgaaaTAATCAAACACGCAACACAttcttgtttttatttatttatttattatatatatatatatatatatattgtacgGTGACATACactatagttttttttaaaatagagaattaatttttgaaagaatCAGATTTTAAAAGTGAAACGGTAAAATAAGAGATTTTAAAATGATAGAGTTGGtgattaaaagaaatttttcgaATTAATAAAAAACCAACATAGCAAATGTTAGTTACTTTATAATAAAACATAAAGTAAATTCGCATACATTTATTGATTTTGACCGTATATTCAAATGTTCGAGACAAGTTTTGAGTATATAcgttgacaaaaacttgtatgagacggtttcacatgtcgtattttgtgagacagatctcttatttgggtgatccataaaaaaatattaatttttatgctaaaaatattactttttattgtgaatatcggtaggattgatccgtctcacatataaagatttgtgagactaTCTCACAGAGACATactcatatattttttattttaggaTAAATcgactttttattatgaaagaATAAATTTCCGCCCAAGCTACATCATCTTTTATGTTGGTTACAGAGTCAACCACAATAATCGTGTGGTTGAAATTTTACACgaagaaaattcaaaaatataatgatttttttaaaaaacaaaaacaaaatcttTTATTCTCTtagtttatatattttaaaattttatgaatgGCAGCcttattaataattatatacgATGTTGCTAAAATCTGTCATTTTAAGGTCATTGTTAGTAAAGATacaatatattaaatgttaatcattgaattttttaaaaaacaaaaaaaatacctGAAAATTTGAATTAGTTGAATGCATaactatttttttgtttttgggtAGCTTGAAGAATAAACTATTTATGTTGTTTTCATAATTtggattataatttttttattatttagttTATGTTCATATCTAACTATATAATAGTAAACAAAGGATTTGTCCTAGATTCACTCGTTTGTTATTTGAAACTGAactctcatatatatatatatatatgtagatGATTGTATGTGTGAGgatttaatattttgtaatgTATATTTCTCAAATGTATTATCACATATATGGAAAAAGCTATAACTAAGTTGATCTATCTatttaaacttctttttttgAGAATAACTCTTATCGTCGGTTAGCTTTCTTTGTATTTTTTGCTTTAATTTACCCAATGTTCCAAACTCTTAAATATGATTTTCTCACTTGATATGATATTCAATGAATTATATTTATGACCTCCAATAATGATATGAATGTTAGAAATAAGAATATAATAGTTTGGAAATGTTTGTATGATTTATGACATTTAAACCATCATATTCGAGTTGTTGTTCATTGACTAAGATCAAACTAATTTTTCTATTTACCTGGTTGATTTGACTATGTTAGAGGATCAACTTGGTCCGCTGgtttgaccagcttggtcagGTTCGAGCTGGTCTCTTATCTTGATTACAACTCCTGATTCATCGATTTCTAATCAAATGAATGCACATGAAAGTTGAATCATGAAAAAGAAAGCTTAAATAAAGTCTAAGAGCTCGGTATTTGTAGAGAactaatttatatttataaaatgaatttttttattaatcaatTATATAGTTTTCAatctaatttatatttttcataaatttatCC from Primulina tabacum isolate GXHZ01 chromosome 3, ASM2559414v2, whole genome shotgun sequence encodes:
- the LOC142539363 gene encoding putative LRR receptor-like serine/threonine-protein kinase RKF3, encoding MGRLICCVVFMVLILQVFITLGSASTVCPMDFGTLKRLARGEKLLSVDPSSECQYIRQGLRLVQSEYLRRSNSFLPPLDSAESCWDSYDSLVDDYMPNYNIRERCGFQTAWIARGCMNITTRDRFENVVPQAALMDVVRSCSQSLLNNSPCATCTTALSSLQASYLSGPTDGNVSDCTAYPFIYAAAFANQFGPTDQGTAKCLFNLDFTSSNSSGRTRVIVIAVVTAFCGLVLILGFSGFWFLRRKKERGSRQKWKNMRNSGDVRFGLDSISASTNLIRFTFDEIKAATNNFSRANIIGKGGYGNVYKGVLPDGTEVALKRFKNCSAAGDSIFTHEVEVIASVRHVNLVALRGYCTATTPMEGHQRIIVCDLMKNGSVHDHLFSLLGTKLSWPIRQKIALGTARGLAYLHCGAQPAIIHRDIKASNILLDEKFEPKVADFGLAKFTPEGMTHLSTRVAGTMGYVAPEYALYGQLTERSDVYSFGVVLLELISGKKALMAINDGQPTLLSDWAWSLIRKGRAMSIAEENMPDLGPPDIVETYVLVAVLCSHPQLYARPTMNQVVKMLDMDVPIPSIPERPISLIANIDDIERSVSSSGSGQLSTPAGYQTYTLEEEHHVKEREKNEHSVDR